ATGAGTATCTAGGATTTGTCCCACGGGTATTTACCATCAGCAGCTATGAATTGATTCCGGATGAAAATAAAGTGATCGAACGAATGCAAAGTCCGACGTTTAATGTCCGTAATGGGGTTATTCTAGAATCTGACCCCGGATTTAGTTCTTCAACGATATCGGATTATAATCCAAATGGTGCGCAAATTGTTGAGTATACTCCTAATCGAGTCACGGTGAAGTGTGAGGTAAAAACACCAAGTTTATTAGTGTTCCATGATTATTATACACCGGATTGGAAAGCATATCTAAACGGAAAACCAGTGAAAATATTAAAAACTAATTATCTAATGAGGTCAGTAGCTGTTCCTGCCGGAAGTAACACGGTAGTTTTCAAATATGAACCTAATATGATAGGATTATATATCAGTGGATTATGCTTGATACTCTTTGCAGGATATTTGGGATATCTTGGTTGGAACTGGTGGCAATACCAAAAGGTAAAATCTATTTAATCGTTTTTTAAATCTTTGCAATCATTTTTATGAAAATAATCATCGTTATTCCGACCTATAATGAAAAAGATAACTTAACTAATATCATTCCAGAGATTTTGAAAATCGACCCCCAGTATGAAGTTTTGGTGGTAGATGACAATTCTCCTGATGGTACTGGTGAAGTTGCGGAGCGATTTGCAGCTGAATATCCGAATCGAGTTCATGTCATCCATCGCGCTGGAAAATTAGGACTCGGTTCCGCGTATCGAGAAGGATTTAAATTCGCCTTGCAGCATGGTGCAGATTATATTTTTGAAATGGATGCTGATTTTTCGCATGACCCTAAATATCTACCGGAGTTTATCCGAATGATGGATACATATGATGTCGTCATAGGTTCGCGATACAAATCTGGTATCAGTGTTGTAAACTGGCCATTACGACGATTAATTTTAAGTTGGATGGCAACCAAATACGTTCGATTTGTTACCGGATTAAAATTAACCGATTGTACAACCGGATATAAATGTTTCTCCCGAAAAGCGCTCGAAGCCCTACCATTGGAGCAGATTATATCAAATGGATATTCGTTTCAAATAGAAGTTAATTACCGGCTATACAAACTCGGTTTTAAAATAGGCGAGTTGCCAATTGTTTTTGTTGACCGACATTCTGGAACTTCGAAAATGTCCGGTCATATTATTCGTGAAGCGTTGTATGTTGTCTGGAAACTTCGATGCGGAATATGATTTTGATTAAGAATTGAGAAGTTCAACAGTTGGAATCAGAAAAATCTTACCGCTATGAATGTATGCGCATTGCTTCTTGCAGCAGGTGAATCTAAGCGGTTTGGAAGCAATAAACTCCTGCTTCCACTACATACACGGGCAAAGCAGCATAGCAAAGAAAAATTATGCTCCAATCAAACCCTAACTATTATTAACCATATTCTCCACAGCATTATCCAATCCGGACTGACAAAAGTAATAACAGTGCTAGGTTATCAAGCTAGCCAGCTTAAACAACAGATTTTATCTGAAAAATATTATTATAAAGAACAGACAATTTACCCAATT
This genomic interval from bacterium contains the following:
- a CDS encoding polyprenol monophosphomannose synthase gives rise to the protein MKIIIVIPTYNEKDNLTNIIPEILKIDPQYEVLVVDDNSPDGTGEVAERFAAEYPNRVHVIHRAGKLGLGSAYREGFKFALQHGADYIFEMDADFSHDPKYLPEFIRMMDTYDVVIGSRYKSGISVVNWPLRRLILSWMATKYVRFVTGLKLTDCTTGYKCFSRKALEALPLEQIISNGYSFQIEVNYRLYKLGFKIGELPIVFVDRHSGTSKMSGHIIREALYVVWKLRCGI